The nucleotide sequence AACCACGGGACACCTGAGAAATCTGTCCCTGACAAAGATCTTTGTCCTGCAGACGCTCTGCGTGTTCCTGCTTCAGAGCTTCCACCAAAACCGCCACGATGTTGCCGTACTGAACGGCCTTATAGCCAGACTGTTTGTCGGTGCGAACCAGTTCTGGATACACTGCTTCGACTTCCTGGGCGATGAAACCCATCGTTTTTTCGCCGTTGTTTTTCCAGACGAAGTTCACCCCGCGAAGTTTCAGAACGTTTTCCAGTGCCATCGGCAAAGTCACAACGTCTTTTTTCAGGCGCGCATCGGAAGTATACAGATACGAAGCAGCTTTGACGTTGCCATTGACTTCCAAAGCCTCGCTTGGCGCCGTGGTGTTGATACCGAAGAAACCTGTCGTCAGAATGGTCATTTTGGCCGTATTGCTCACACCGATTTGCATCGAAGTTGCCACGCTGTTGGTGATACTTTTACCGACCGTGACTGTGTTGCCGGCAGAAACAATGTTGTCACGGCCCAAAACTACGGCGTTGCCCGAGTTGTTATTCACTGTATTACTGCGTCCGAACAAATCCAGAGCGATACTGAAGTTAAACAAACTGGTCGTAATGGCATTGTTCGAGCCAATAATGTTCATTACCGAAGCATTACCACCGCCAGAGTTCGTGATCGAGTTGGAGGCTCCAATGACATAGTTACTGGCGTCAGTAAACGTGGTATTCCCCGAACCAATGATCCCCGCACCATTTACGTGCAAATGTGTGATCGGAGAGCTGACGCCGATACCCAGCTTACCTGCGGACGAGAGACGCATTTTTTCCGCGTTGCTGGTGTCAAAGATGATATTACCGGCAACTCCATTGCTGATAAACAAATCATCCGAAGCTCCATCGCTATAGCCCACGGTCCCTTTCCAGGTGCCATTGCGAAGCATGTCGATGGAAGGAATACCCGACGCCACCGTATCCAGAATCAAAGGAGCCTGAGCCGCAGATGTCGTCTTGATGGCGATTTTGGCATTGGCATCCGGAGCCTGCCCCACGCCCACATTACCTGTGGTGTCGACTGTGATACGAGTCGTACCCCCAGTTTCAAACTGCAGGCTTTGTGCATCGTTGGTACCGACTGTGGCTGCAGCACCAAAGCTGTTACCACCATTAACTAGAGCACTTGGGAAGTTGGCAGCACCGACGGCAATCGTCTGGCAAAGGAACGTGTCTGTGGCCGCATTATAATACATGGTTTGAGAAGTCGTACATGCCGAGTTTGCAAACACTCCGCCAAAGGGTGTGATCGTCGAACGGATGTCACCCACTTGCAGGAAGGATGGAGCGTACTGAGTGGTGCCATTGTAACGAAGCACCTGACCAGCGGCCGTCGGCGCCGTCGCACTGACCGCTGTGCTTTGAACTTTTGTCACGGTGAAAGCACCCGCATTGGTCATGGTCACATCACCACTTGGTGCCACGGCTGTCGCCACGTTGGAAACGTTACCCACGCGGATATTCCCCGAGGTCAAAGTCGCTGAAAGTTTATTATTAAAGGTCGTCCAGTCCGCAGAAGCCAAATAACCATTTTGAGTTCCATTGGCCACTTGAATGCCAATATTTGGAGCTGCCGCCGTACCAGAATTCACAATCGGTGAAGTCACCGCCACACCCGACGTCACCGCCGGTGATGTCCAGGAAAGATTTCCAGAAGCATCCGTGGTCAGGACCTGATTGGCTGAACCCACCGCTGCCGGGAATCTAAGAACATAAGAAGTCGTCACCGTGTTCGGTGCCTGCAAAGTTACGGTGTTTGCACCCGTGTCCCGTAAAACCACAGAACCCAAACTTGCCGCTCCGGCAGCAAAGTTACCGGATCCATCACGTTTTACAATGGCGCTGGCTGTATTCAGATTTGTCGCCGCATTTGCAGCCACCGTCGCGGAATTCACGTTCGCTGCTGTTGAGCCACCAACAGAATTCACTGTCGCACTGACCGTGCCGTTACCGGAAGCGGTCACATCCCCCGTCAAAGCCGCAATCGTACCACCGGCCCCAGCCGAGGAAGCAATCGCCACCCAGGCCCCTGAGTTATATTGATAGATAACTTTCGTATCAGCGGCGAAATAAATCGCCCCGGCTGCCGGACTTGCAGGCTTGGCGGCGTCGTTACCTGACTGAATGCTTGGTGAACCTCCGGCATTCCCCACAAGAACTGTCGAATTCAAGGTGGCTGCAGAGCCCAACCCCAGATTAGTACGGGCTGTAGCGGCTGTTGCAGTCAGCTCACTCAAATTGTTTGCAGGATTCAGCGGTGTGAATCCCAGCGCATTTTGTTTGCCGTTAAAAGTGTTCCAGTCCGCAGAAGAAAGATAACCATTAGTTGACGTATTCGCTTGAGAAATCGAGATCACCGGGGTCGTCGTGCCTGTCGCCACAGAAATCGGCGCAGTGCCGGTCACATTCGTCACGGTACCGCCCGCATTGCTGTCAGCCGCGGCATACCAGCTGGTGCCATTGAATTTCAAAACCTGATTGTTCGTCGGTGCCACTGTGAAATCCAGCGGGTAACCTTTAATCTGAGCAACAACCGTCGCGCCTTGAGTGCCCGTCACATCACCAGCAAGACTTCCCAGGAAGTTCGTCGCCTGAGTTGCAGACCCCACAGCCAATGAAGATTGATTTGTACACTGCCAGCCCAAAGCCACAGACCAGGTCAGTAATTGATTGGCACCACAAGAAAGCGGCGCCAGCGTCGCCCCCGTTGAAGAATCCGTCATCACCAGACGACTGATTCCAGGGTTTGCAAAAAGCTTTTCCGTAGTCACTGCACCCGCAGCAATTTTAGGTGTTGTCACCGTATTGTCAGCAAGGCCAGGATTTGGATATGTACCCGTCAAAGCCCCACCCGCAGCCCCATTGGGCGCACGAGAATCAGTGAAACGCGCATCATTACCCGCAGCCACAGTGCCCGCCACCGTGCCAACGTTCAAGGTGATCAACGGTGTGACCGTGTCAGCAGAAACTGTCAGATAAGGGTTGCTGCCCGCAGAAGCTGCCACGGACTGAACCGTACCGCCGCTGGCACCAGAAACACCCGCACAACCAAATTCCTTGGTCGCGGCATTCCAGGTCAGGAAGCTGCCAGCACCGCAATCAGCACCCGCATTGACTTCGGTCTTCATCACAAAGTCAGTTGCCACATGCGAACCCAACGTCGCCGCGGAAGAAGCAAAACCTGCGAAAGGAACGGTGCGAATTTCATTGTCCGGAGAAATCGTCTGCCATTGGGAACCATCATGGAATTTCACACGCAGGAAGCGGCCATCAGTCAGACCCGGATTGTAAGGTGAACCCCCGTCACACACGAAGGGATTGCCGTTGTTAAACGCATCCAGGATCGTGAAGGTCGGAGCCCCAGGGTAACTGTGCGAAGATCCGATCTTGACGTCGAACACCCCGCCTGAGTTTGTCATGTCGATGTGATTCAGTTGTTCCCGGTAAAGAACGCAGACCTTGTTCGGCGCCAGAATTTCAAACTGGAAGGCGACCGCGTTGTATTCCAGCGGTGCTCCGCTGC is from Bdellovibrio bacteriovorus str. Tiberius and encodes:
- a CDS encoding tail fiber domain-containing protein, whose amino-acid sequence is MKNYGTLTALFFVSLLTTVAYASPAALTYQGRIVKSSGAPLEYNAVAFQFEILAPNKVCVLYREQLNHIDMTNSGGVFDVKIGSSHSYPGAPTFTILDAFNNGNPFVCDGGSPYNPGLTDGRFLRVKFHDGSQWQTISPDNEIRTVPFAGFASSAATLGSHVATDFVMKTEVNAGADCGAGSFLTWNAATKEFGCAGVSGASGGTVQSVAASAGSNPYLTVSADTVTPLITLNVGTVAGTVAAGNDARFTDSRAPNGAAGGALTGTYPNPGLADNTVTTPKIAAGAVTTEKLFANPGISRLVMTDSSTGATLAPLSCGANQLLTWSVALGWQCTNQSSLAVGSATQATNFLGSLAGDVTGTQGATVVAQIKGYPLDFTVAPTNNQVLKFNGTSWYAAADSNAGGTVTNVTGTAPISVATGTTTPVISISQANTSTNGYLSSADWNTFNGKQNALGFTPLNPANNLSELTATAATARTNLGLGSAATLNSTVLVGNAGGSPSIQSGNDAAKPASPAAGAIYFAADTKVIYQYNSGAWVAIASSAGAGGTIAALTGDVTASGNGTVSATVNSVGGSTAANVNSATVAANAATNLNTASAIVKRDGSGNFAAGAASLGSVVLRDTGANTVTLQAPNTVTTSYVLRFPAAVGSANQVLTTDASGNLSWTSPAVTSGVAVTSPIVNSGTAAAPNIGIQVANGTQNGYLASADWTTFNNKLSATLTSGNIRVGNVSNVATAVAPSGDVTMTNAGAFTVTKVQSTAVSATAPTAAGQVLRYNGTTQYAPSFLQVGDIRSTITPFGGVFANSACTTSQTMYYNAATDTFLCQTIAVGAANFPSALVNGGNSFGAAATVGTNDAQSLQFETGGTTRITVDTTGNVGVGQAPDANAKIAIKTTSAAQAPLILDTVASGIPSIDMLRNGTWKGTVGYSDGASDDLFISNGVAGNIIFDTSNAEKMRLSSAGKLGIGVSSPITHLHVNGAGIIGSGNTTFTDASNYVIGASNSITNSGGGNASVMNIIGSNNAITTSLFNFSIALDLFGRSNTVNNNSGNAVVLGRDNIVSAGNTVTVGKSITNSVATSMQIGVSNTAKMTILTTGFFGINTTAPSEALEVNGNVKAASYLYTSDARLKKDVVTLPMALENVLKLRGVNFVWKNNGEKTMGFIAQEVEAVYPELVRTDKQSGYKAVQYGNIVAVLVEALKQEHAERLQDKDLCQGQISQVSRGLASVNESSDSRLKKLEQENQDLKARLERLEKAMLNGK